GCTCGAGCGGATCGCCCTCCAGGACGAGTACTTCGTGAAGCGGCGGCTCTACCCGAACGTGGACTTCTACTCCGGGCTCATCTACCAGGCCATGGGGTTCTCCACCGACATGTTCACGGTCCTCTTCGCCATCCCCCGGACGGCCGGGTGGCTTGCCCAGTGGGAGGAGATGCTCCTCGACCCGGAGCAGAAGATCGCCCGGCCGCGGCAGATCTACGTGGGGGAGGATCCCCGGGACTATGTGCCGCTGGAGCGGCGGCAGGAGGCGACGCGTCCCGGGGACCCCGGAAGGGCAGCGGAGGGATCGGCGAAGCCCCCGGCCGCCGGGCAGGCTCTCGCCGGCGCGGGTGGGAGCGGGGAGCGGGGAAGGCCGAGATGATCGGGACACCCGTACAGGAAGGGAGCGCCCCCCGGACCGGGAAGGCGGTCATCCGGGTCCGGGAGGACTGGTGCAAGGGGTGCGAGATCTGCGTCCGGGTCTGCCAGAAGAAGTGCCTGGCGATGAACGGCCGGGGGAAGGTCGCCGTGGTGAACCTGGAGGCCTGCAACAGGTGCCTCCTGTGCGATCTCCTCTGCCCCGATTTCGCCATCGTGGTCGAGTAGGCTGGGACGGAGGAAGCCGTGCCTGGAACCGTCCGCCTGATGCAGGGGAACGAGGCCTGCGCGCAGGGGGCCCTCGCTGCGGGATGCCGGTTCTTCGCCGGCTACCCGATCACCCCCTCCTCCGAGATCGCCGAGGAGCTGGCGAAGCTCCTGCCGAGGGTGGGAGGGAAGTTCATCCAGATGGAGGACGAGATCGGGGCCATGGCGGCCTGCATCGGGGCGTCGCTCGGCGGCCTCAAGGTCCTGACGGCCACCAGCGGCCCCGGCTTCTCCCTGAAGCAGGAGAACCTGGGCTTCGCCGCCTACGCGGAGATCCCCTGTGTCCTCGTCAACGTGATGCGGGGCGGGCCCAGCACCGGCCTCCCCACCTCCCCCGGCCAGGGGGACGTGATGCAAGCCCGCTGGGGGACGCACGGCGACCATCCCATCATTGCCCTGGCCCCGGCCTCCGTGCGGGAGGTCTATGAGCTGACCCTCCGGGCGTTCGACCTCGCCGAGCGCTACCGGACGCCCGTGATCCTCCTCTACGATGAGATCATCGGCCACATGCGGGAGAAGACGGTTCTCCCCGACCCCTCCACGAGCCGGGTGCGGGAGCGGAAACGGCCGACGGTTCCCCCCGAGGCGTACCTCCCCTTCGGCGACGCGGAGGATGACGTCCCCCCTCTGGCCAGCTTCGGGGAAGGGTACCGCTACCACGTGACGGGCCTGGCTCACGACGAGCGCGGGTTCCCCACCCAGGACCCCCGGATGGTCGAGCGCCTGCAGCGGCGGCTCACCCGGAAGATCGAGCGGCACCGGGAGGACATCGTCGCCTTCGAGACCACCCTGCTCGACGATGCCGAGGTGGCCGTCCTCGCCTACGGCGTCACCGCTCGCTCGGCCAGGGCCGCCGTCCGGATGGCGCGGGCGGAGGGGGTGCGGGCCGGTCTCTTCCGGCCCATCACCCTCTGGCCCTTCCCCGACGCGGAGGTGGGGAAGCTGGCCGAGCGGGTCGGGGTCATCGTGGTGGCCGAGATGAACCTCGGGCAGATCGCCAGGGAGGTCGAGCGGGCAAGCCGGGGAAGGGCGGATGTGGTCGGCTGTTTCAAGGTCAGCGGGGAGCCGATTGCGCCCCAGGAGATCCTGCGGACTCTCCGGGCGGGCGCGCTGGGGCGGCGGGGCGCGCTCCCCGTCCCGGGCGGAGGCATCGCCTCGACGCGCGCGCGTCTCGAGGTGTGAATGTTCGACTACGCGTCGTACCTTCGCCAGGAGATGCTCCCCCACATCTGGTGCAAGGGGTGCGGGGACGGCATCGTCCTCAAGGCGCTGCTGCGGGCTATCCACCGCCTGGGCCTGTCGAAGGACCGGGTGGCGATCGTCTCCGGGATCGGCTGCTCCAGCCGCCTCTCGGGCTACGTGGACTGCAACACGCTCCACTCCACGCACGGTCGGCCGCTGGCCTTCGCGACCGGCCTGAAACTCGCCCGGCCGGACCTCACGGTCATCGTCATCACGGGGGATGGGGACGGCCTGGCCATCGGCGGGAACCACCTGATCCACGCGGCGCGGCGGAACATCGACCTCACCTGTCTCCTCTTCAACAACCAGATCTACGGGATGACGGGGGGGCAGGTGGCCCCGACGACGCCGGAGGCGCTCGTCTCGACGACGACCCCGTACGGCAACATCGAGCCCGCCTTCGACGCCTGCCGCCTGGTAGAGGCGGCGGGGGGAACCTTCGTGGGCCGGGGGACGGCCTACCGGACCATCCCCCTGGAGAAGATGATCGCGGAGGGGATTCAGCATCGGGGGTTTACCTTTATCGAGGTCCTGACCACCTGCCCGGAGATCCATGGCCGGAGGAACCAGCTCGGGACGCCGGCCGAGATGCTTCAG
The nucleotide sequence above comes from Candidatus Methylomirabilis sp.. Encoded proteins:
- a CDS encoding ferredoxin, which translates into the protein MIGTPVQEGSAPRTGKAVIRVREDWCKGCEICVRVCQKKCLAMNGRGKVAVVNLEACNRCLLCDLLCPDFAIVVE
- a CDS encoding 2-oxoacid:ferredoxin oxidoreductase subunit beta; the protein is MFDYASYLRQEMLPHIWCKGCGDGIVLKALLRAIHRLGLSKDRVAIVSGIGCSSRLSGYVDCNTLHSTHGRPLAFATGLKLARPDLTVIVITGDGDGLAIGGNHLIHAARRNIDLTCLLFNNQIYGMTGGQVAPTTPEALVSTTTPYGNIEPAFDACRLVEAAGGTFVGRGTAYRTIPLEKMIAEGIQHRGFTFIEVLTTCPEIHGRRNQLGTPAEMLQALGKVPLPTGILHRSTRPEYGEAYGGIIARAQGAAG
- a CDS encoding 2-oxoacid:acceptor oxidoreductase subunit alpha; translated protein: MQGNEACAQGALAAGCRFFAGYPITPSSEIAEELAKLLPRVGGKFIQMEDEIGAMAACIGASLGGLKVLTATSGPGFSLKQENLGFAAYAEIPCVLVNVMRGGPSTGLPTSPGQGDVMQARWGTHGDHPIIALAPASVREVYELTLRAFDLAERYRTPVILLYDEIIGHMREKTVLPDPSTSRVRERKRPTVPPEAYLPFGDAEDDVPPLASFGEGYRYHVTGLAHDERGFPTQDPRMVERLQRRLTRKIERHREDIVAFETTLLDDAEVAVLAYGVTARSARAAVRMARAEGVRAGLFRPITLWPFPDAEVGKLAERVGVIVVAEMNLGQIAREVERASRGRADVVGCFKVSGEPIAPQEILRTLRAGALGRRGALPVPGGGIASTRARLEV
- a CDS encoding citrate/2-methylcitrate synthase, translated to LERIALQDEYFVKRRLYPNVDFYSGLIYQAMGFSTDMFTVLFAIPRTAGWLAQWEEMLLDPEQKIARPRQIYVGEDPRDYVPLERRQEATRPGDPGRAAEGSAKPPAAGQALAGAGGSGERGRPR